In Candidatus Promineifilum breve, one genomic interval encodes:
- a CDS encoding vitamin K epoxide reductase family protein, translating into MNINQWPARLIQLLAVPGLLVAFYLWLYHNGALTATCTVGSWEDCGLVSGPNAPYASIGPIPVALIGLVGYALIFLAVWLADFIPLIERYLPELLVGLTGTALLFTAGLTALEIFVIHAVCRYCLVSAAIIVLMFILAVHNLRVANRAGRSLERGEFNEARTG; encoded by the coding sequence GTGAACATCAATCAATGGCCGGCGCGGCTCATCCAACTCCTGGCTGTGCCGGGCCTGCTGGTGGCCTTCTATCTCTGGCTCTATCATAATGGCGCGCTCACGGCCACGTGCACGGTGGGCAGTTGGGAAGATTGCGGTCTGGTGAGCGGCCCCAATGCGCCGTATGCTTCCATTGGCCCGATCCCCGTGGCCCTCATTGGGCTGGTCGGCTATGCGCTGATCTTTCTCGCCGTCTGGCTGGCCGATTTTATCCCGCTCATCGAGCGCTATTTGCCTGAGTTATTGGTCGGTTTGACCGGCACGGCGCTTTTGTTCACCGCCGGGTTGACGGCGCTGGAGATTTTTGTCATCCATGCCGTATGCCGCTACTGCCTCGTCTCGGCGGCGATCATCGTCTTGATGTTCATCCTGGCCGTCCACAACCTGCGTGTCGCCAATCGCGCCGGGCGGTCGCTCGAAAGAGGGGAGTTCAATGAGGCTAGAACTGGTTAA
- a CDS encoding response regulator, translating into MTELLRLLIVDDHEVVRLGMRALLERHPTFTVVGEASTQEEAVTIAEEMQPDIVLMDIRLAGGSGIEACQQIKERLPLTKVIMLTSFAEDELLFAAIRAGATGYLLKQIAGGDVVRAIEGAARGESMLDPSLTQRVFFEVRRSIKKEEAVAFQDLTSQERQVLLLIAEGRTNREIATELFLSEGTVRNYVSSILSKLGVSNRAEAAAYAIKHHLSDHI; encoded by the coding sequence ATGACCGAACTGTTGCGGCTGCTGATCGTCGATGACCACGAAGTTGTCCGGCTGGGGATGCGGGCTTTGCTCGAACGCCATCCAACCTTCACCGTAGTCGGTGAGGCTTCAACCCAGGAAGAAGCGGTGACCATCGCCGAGGAGATGCAACCCGATATCGTCCTGATGGACATTCGCCTGGCCGGCGGCAGCGGCATCGAGGCTTGCCAGCAAATCAAGGAACGCCTGCCGCTGACCAAAGTCATCATGCTGACGTCCTTTGCCGAGGATGAGTTGCTTTTCGCCGCCATCCGCGCCGGGGCCACCGGCTACTTATTGAAGCAGATCGCCGGCGGTGACGTGGTGCGCGCCATTGAAGGCGCGGCCCGCGGCGAGTCGATGCTCGATCCGTCTTTGACCCAGCGCGTCTTCTTCGAGGTGCGGCGCTCGATCAAGAAGGAAGAGGCGGTCGCCTTCCAGGACCTGACCAGCCAGGAGCGGCAAGTCCTGTTGCTCATCGCTGAAGGGCGGACGAACCGGGAAATCGCCACCGAACTATTTCTGAGCGAGGGCACGGTACGCAATTACGTCAGCAGCATCCTGTCGAAGTTGGGCGTGTCCAATCGGGCCGAAGCCGCGGCCTACGCCATCAAGCATCATCTATCCGACCACATCTGA
- a CDS encoding universal stress protein — protein sequence MMPFRHILVPLDGSELAEKALAPAGQIATAIGPQTGASHTDPAGEPARLVLLRVVSPLALLAADPILYDEMIRMSIDEAKAYLAVTAMALGDTPATVETVAVSGSPADAIVQYAEEHGIDLIVMSSHGRTGSSRWVYGSVAEKVMHHAPCATAIIRAHVSVGIFQNKKILVPLDGSELAERALGPALALAGAVQSDVLLLRMVAGREPLPETMTPAGDRVEAALNAADTEERAEAEAYLQRIHARHDNDHLFFDVQATAGDVADAIVSYADAHHVDLIVISSHGRSGIGRWLHGSVAEKVLRGANCATLIVRHQP from the coding sequence ATGATGCCGTTTCGACACATTCTAGTTCCTTTGGATGGTTCTGAGTTGGCGGAGAAGGCGCTGGCGCCCGCGGGTCAGATCGCGACGGCGATAGGCCCCCAGACCGGGGCTTCCCACACCGACCCAGCGGGCGAACCGGCGCGGCTGGTGTTGCTGCGCGTCGTCTCGCCCCTGGCTTTGCTGGCGGCCGACCCCATCCTCTACGACGAGATGATCCGCATGAGTATCGACGAGGCCAAAGCGTATCTGGCCGTCACCGCAATGGCGCTGGGCGACACACCGGCCACGGTCGAAACAGTCGCCGTTTCCGGTTCGCCGGCCGATGCGATTGTCCAATACGCCGAGGAGCATGGCATTGATCTGATCGTTATGTCGAGTCATGGGCGCACCGGCAGCAGCCGGTGGGTCTATGGCAGCGTGGCCGAGAAGGTGATGCACCACGCGCCGTGCGCCACGGCGATTATTCGCGCCCACGTCAGCGTCGGCATCTTCCAGAACAAGAAAATTCTGGTGCCGCTCGACGGTTCGGAGCTTGCCGAGCGCGCGTTGGGGCCGGCGCTGGCGCTGGCCGGGGCGGTGCAATCGGACGTATTGCTCTTGCGCATGGTGGCCGGGCGAGAGCCGTTGCCGGAAACCATGACCCCGGCCGGTGATCGCGTCGAGGCGGCCCTCAACGCCGCCGACACCGAGGAGCGGGCCGAGGCGGAAGCGTATTTGCAGCGCATCCACGCCCGGCACGACAACGACCATCTCTTTTTCGACGTGCAAGCCACGGCCGGCGACGTGGCCGACGCCATCGTTTCCTATGCCGACGCGCACCACGTCGATCTCATCGTCATATCCAGCCATGGCCGGTCGGGAATCGGCCGTTGGCTCCACGGCAGCGTGGCCGAGAAAGTCTTGCGCGGAGCCAATTGCGCCACGCTCATCGTTCGCCACCAGCCATAG
- a CDS encoding CBS domain-containing protein produces the protein MRLELVKDWMTREPITVGPDVTVLDAGRLMVDRTIRRLPVLEQDELVGIVTYGDVRGARAAAVAGTDIWELGNSLARLTIREIMTPNPVTITPDETIGAAARLMLKYMIGGLPVLEARGRLVGIITESDIFRLVVRDWMRSEEDPSEPYAHYEQE, from the coding sequence ATGAGGCTAGAACTGGTTAAAGATTGGATGACGCGCGAGCCGATTACGGTCGGGCCGGACGTGACGGTGCTGGATGCCGGCCGCCTGATGGTCGATCGCACCATACGTCGCCTGCCGGTGCTGGAGCAGGACGAATTAGTGGGCATCGTCACCTATGGCGACGTGCGCGGCGCGCGGGCGGCGGCCGTGGCCGGAACCGACATCTGGGAGTTGGGTAATTCTCTCGCCCGGCTGACCATCCGCGAGATAATGACCCCCAACCCGGTGACCATCACGCCCGACGAGACCATCGGCGCGGCGGCGCGGCTGATGCTGAAATATATGATCGGCGGCCTGCCCGTGCTCGAAGCGCGCGGCCGGTTGGTGGGCATCATCACCGAATCCGACATTTTCCGGCTGGTTGTGCGCGATTGGATGCGTTCGGAAGAGGATCCCAGCGAGCCATACGCCCATTATGAACAGGAGTGA
- a CDS encoding universal stress protein produces the protein MFKHIVVPLDGSGFAEAALPYALEIAAQFDSDITLLRVVMPPRIGEGALSPESANYVINMRDDLYKEAIDYLQQQKGSLRQQNFRVHYQVVESDDIAAEIISAVRGADADTIVMCTHGRGGLSRWLFGSVATRLLQSAHVPVLVIRPSGAPDRE, from the coding sequence TTGTTTAAACACATCGTTGTGCCCCTCGACGGTTCCGGTTTTGCCGAGGCGGCCCTGCCCTATGCCCTGGAGATAGCTGCCCAATTCGACAGCGATATCACCCTGTTGCGCGTGGTCATGCCGCCGCGAATCGGCGAAGGAGCGCTCTCGCCCGAATCGGCCAACTACGTGATCAATATGCGCGACGACCTGTATAAAGAGGCCATCGACTACCTGCAACAACAAAAGGGATCGCTGCGCCAGCAAAACTTTCGGGTGCACTATCAGGTTGTGGAGTCGGATGACATTGCCGCGGAGATCATCAGCGCGGTGCGCGGGGCCGACGCCGATACGATTGTCATGTGTACCCACGGCCGCGGCGGCCTGAGCCGCTGGTTATTCGGCAGCGTGGCGACGCGCCTGCTGCAATCGGCCCACGTGCCCGTGCTGGTCATTCGTCCCAGCGGCGCGCCCGACCGCGAGTGA
- a CDS encoding DsbA family protein, with translation MAKTTPQRRKQQQTRETNWLVIGGLIALVVVVFGGLLYLALRPSSVEPVQTLAEYCAANSDRCAFSGEENAPVKMIEVSDFGCPHCQSFHADTAEALREQYVVPGTMRWVALPYALSTTTVPAAAAAMCANEQDSYFEFADALFAIEPVEDRITPEGYEQAAGTVGLDLDQFGSCMDDGRYISIVNSNRDAARDNQVSGTPTFFLNDETLSGAQPLAAFSQVITSLLNAQ, from the coding sequence ATGGCAAAGACAACCCCACAACGCCGCAAACAACAGCAAACCCGCGAGACAAACTGGCTGGTCATTGGCGGCCTGATCGCGCTGGTCGTCGTGGTTTTTGGCGGGCTTTTGTATCTGGCCCTGCGGCCGTCGTCAGTGGAACCCGTACAAACCCTGGCCGAATATTGCGCCGCCAACAGCGACCGCTGCGCTTTTTCCGGCGAGGAGAATGCGCCGGTCAAGATGATCGAAGTTTCCGATTTCGGCTGCCCCCATTGCCAGTCCTTTCACGCCGATACGGCCGAGGCGCTGCGCGAGCAATATGTCGTCCCCGGCACGATGCGCTGGGTGGCCCTGCCCTATGCCCTGAGCACCACCACCGTACCGGCGGCCGCGGCGGCCATGTGCGCCAACGAGCAGGACAGCTACTTTGAATTTGCCGACGCGTTGTTCGCCATCGAGCCGGTGGAAGACCGCATCACGCCCGAAGGGTATGAGCAAGCGGCGGGCACGGTCGGCCTCGATCTCGACCAATTCGGCAGTTGCATGGACGACGGCCGCTATATCAGCATCGTCAACAGCAATCGCGACGCGGCCCGTGACAACCAGGTATCCGGCACGCCGACGTTCTTCCTGAATGACGAAACCCTGTCCGGCGCGCAACCGCTTGCCGCCTTTTCTCAGGTAATTACTTCGCTATTGAACGCACAATAG
- a CDS encoding GAF domain-containing sensor histidine kinase, giving the protein MAEPIESFSIDDTSAQRALVALNRAALAIAGELDVDKVLQLIVDSAREVVGAAYAALAVGDWRVPGPGNVHRFVVSGMGRDEISNVIHWPHGRGLLGAVIHGQEPIRLKHIHDDPRSVGYPKGHPPVEGFLGVPIIGSGETLGNLYLTNKQEGLEFTAADQQLIEMLAAHAAVAIQNARLYAQVERLAILEERTRIGMDLHDGVIQSIYAVGLTLESTRLALPDDADEVSSLLDVAIEGLNDAIRDIRNFILDLRPRRFAGDVQQGLAQLVREFQANTMVPVSVDFPERLEDLPLPIGRAIFLTTQEALANIARHARAKNVILSLKYADKSVMLTVQDNGRGFDVTNESLRVGHGLANMQARAESLHGSFLIEATLHKGTTLLMSLPL; this is encoded by the coding sequence ATGGCTGAGCCAATAGAGAGCTTTTCTATCGACGATACGTCGGCCCAACGAGCCTTGGTGGCCCTCAACCGGGCGGCCCTGGCGATTGCCGGCGAGTTGGACGTTGACAAAGTGCTACAACTGATCGTCGATTCAGCGCGTGAGGTGGTGGGCGCGGCGTACGCCGCGCTGGCGGTTGGGGATTGGCGCGTGCCCGGCCCCGGCAACGTGCATCGCTTCGTCGTCAGTGGCATGGGCCGCGACGAGATTAGCAACGTCATCCATTGGCCCCACGGCCGCGGTCTGCTCGGCGCGGTCATCCACGGCCAGGAGCCGATTCGCCTGAAGCATATTCACGACGACCCGCGCTCGGTCGGCTATCCCAAAGGCCATCCGCCGGTCGAGGGTTTCCTGGGCGTGCCCATCATCGGCTCGGGCGAGACGCTCGGCAATCTCTACCTGACCAATAAGCAGGAGGGGCTGGAGTTCACCGCGGCCGATCAGCAGCTCATCGAGATGTTGGCCGCCCACGCCGCGGTGGCAATCCAGAACGCGCGCCTCTATGCCCAGGTGGAACGCCTGGCTATTTTGGAAGAGCGCACCCGCATCGGCATGGATCTGCACGATGGGGTCATCCAATCGATCTATGCCGTCGGGCTGACGCTCGAATCGACCCGCCTGGCGTTGCCCGACGACGCGGACGAGGTTTCCTCATTGCTCGACGTGGCGATTGAAGGGTTGAACGACGCCATCCGCGACATCCGCAATTTCATTCTCGATCTCCGGCCACGCCGTTTTGCCGGCGACGTGCAGCAGGGGCTGGCCCAACTCGTGCGTGAATTCCAGGCCAACACGATGGTGCCGGTGTCAGTCGATTTCCCGGAGCGGCTGGAAGATTTGCCGTTGCCCATCGGCCGGGCCATCTTTCTGACCACGCAGGAAGCGTTAGCCAACATCGCCCGCCATGCGCGGGCCAAGAACGTTATCCTCAGCCTTAAATACGCCGATAAAAGCGTCATGCTGACCGTTCAGGACAATGGCCGGGGCTTCGATGTGACCAACGAATCGTTGCGCGTCGGTCATGGCCTGGCTAACATGCAAGCCCGGGCCGAGAGTCTGCACGGCTCATTCCTGATTGAAGCGACCCTCCACAAGGGAACGACACTGCTGATGAGCCTCCCATTGTAG
- a CDS encoding response regulator gives MWQARLETGTMTGLESTPNIRIVIVEKHAAVRRALRKRLSASPRLEVVTAVPEASAALAYLNDPENQNGRCGPNVVLIGLQNGPDEELFRTLKTIEQIVRLPAVVIALAPYADEVERLLLQQAGVFGYLLKYIDSGRLIQVIETAAQRGLSPLAASS, from the coding sequence GTGTGGCAAGCACGCCTTGAGACGGGCACAATGACCGGCCTGGAAAGTACGCCCAACATTCGGATCGTGATCGTGGAAAAGCACGCGGCGGTGCGTCGCGCCCTGCGCAAGCGGCTGAGCGCTTCTCCGCGTCTGGAAGTCGTGACCGCCGTGCCTGAAGCGTCGGCCGCCCTGGCTTACTTGAACGATCCGGAGAATCAGAATGGCAGGTGCGGCCCCAACGTGGTCTTGATCGGCTTGCAAAACGGGCCGGATGAGGAACTATTCCGGACGCTCAAAACAATTGAACAGATCGTGCGCCTGCCGGCCGTCGTCATTGCTCTGGCCCCTTACGCGGATGAGGTCGAGCGCCTTCTCTTGCAACAGGCGGGCGTCTTCGGCTATTTGTTGAAGTATATCGATTCCGGTCGGTTGATTCAGGTCATCGAGACCGCCGCGCAGCGAGGGCTGTCGCCACTGGCCGCCTCTTCCTAG
- a CDS encoding Lon protease family protein, whose translation MNPPQPLAPDQLYHVCDASLLPFETTSELADGLEIIGQARAVDAIRFGIGIDHHGYNLFALGPNGIGRQTIVNRFLSQRAAGEPTPDDWCYVYNFEQPHKPRAHRLPPGRAVVFRDDMKQLSGELLTVLPATFAGEEYQLQKRGLEEELRGLHTEALETLRAEAQTHSIALIQTPGGFAFAPLKEDGEVISPDEFMRLDQEAQKKIEAEVGELQESLQRIMQQIPNLHRDMQKRLRELNERVVEFTIAPLLEELRQKYTDLPGISQHLDDVQKDIVENYEAFVQEDESNGRQLIGAIMGMTAERKPSVSRYEVNVVIDNSQTQGAPVIFLDQPRYQNLVGMVEHVAQMGALVTDFTLIKRGALHEANGGYLLIDALKLLSEPYAWEGLKRALRKSEIAIESIGQAYSLISTISLEPEPIPLDVKVVLIGERLLYYLLSGHDLEFNELFKVSADFEDVIERGPDSALAYARLIAEVSRAEKLRPFDRPAVARVVEHGSRLAEDARKLSTHMQSITDLLREANYWAAEAGREIVQREDVQKVLDTHAYHAGRVPERIQESILRGQVLIDTAGAVVGQVNGLSVNMVGNHAFGRPTRITARARLGGGEVIDIEREVDMGGPIHSKGVLILSGFLGQRYAAEQPLSLMATLVFEQSYGGIEGDSASSAELYALLSALSGAPIKQSLGVTGSVDQRGQVQTIGGVNEKIEGFFDVCRARGLTGDQGVLIPAANVENLMLRHDVVEAARAGQFHIYPIATVDEGIALLTGIAAGEVGEDGAYPADSINGRVMARLAVFADKQRAFNETGRGSPADGATKDEGVGDDGSAA comes from the coding sequence ATGAACCCGCCACAACCACTTGCGCCCGATCAACTCTATCACGTCTGCGATGCGTCGCTTCTGCCCTTTGAAACCACGTCGGAGTTGGCCGACGGCCTGGAGATAATCGGCCAGGCGCGCGCCGTCGATGCCATTCGCTTCGGCATCGGCATCGATCACCACGGCTATAACTTGTTCGCCCTGGGGCCGAACGGCATCGGCCGGCAGACGATCGTCAACCGCTTTCTGAGCCAACGCGCCGCCGGCGAACCGACGCCCGATGATTGGTGCTACGTCTACAATTTCGAGCAGCCGCATAAGCCGCGCGCCCATCGCCTGCCGCCCGGCCGGGCCGTCGTGTTCCGCGACGATATGAAGCAGCTATCGGGCGAGCTGCTGACCGTGCTGCCGGCCACCTTCGCCGGTGAAGAGTACCAGCTTCAGAAGCGCGGCCTGGAAGAAGAACTGCGCGGGTTGCATACCGAGGCGCTGGAAACGTTGCGGGCTGAGGCCCAAACCCACAGCATCGCCCTGATCCAGACCCCCGGCGGGTTTGCCTTCGCGCCGTTGAAGGAAGACGGCGAGGTCATCAGCCCCGACGAATTCATGCGCCTGGATCAGGAAGCGCAAAAGAAGATCGAGGCCGAGGTGGGCGAGCTTCAGGAGTCGTTACAGCGCATCATGCAGCAGATCCCGAACCTGCATCGCGATATGCAGAAGCGGCTACGGGAGCTGAACGAGCGCGTCGTCGAGTTCACCATTGCCCCCTTGCTTGAAGAGTTACGCCAGAAGTACACCGACCTGCCCGGCATCAGCCAACACCTGGATGACGTGCAAAAAGACATCGTCGAAAATTATGAGGCGTTTGTCCAGGAGGATGAGTCCAACGGCCGGCAACTGATCGGCGCGATCATGGGCATGACCGCCGAGCGCAAGCCGTCGGTCTCGCGCTACGAAGTCAACGTCGTGATCGACAACAGCCAGACCCAGGGCGCGCCGGTGATTTTTCTCGATCAACCGCGCTACCAGAATCTGGTGGGCATGGTCGAGCACGTGGCCCAGATGGGGGCGCTGGTCACCGACTTCACGCTGATCAAACGGGGCGCGCTGCACGAAGCCAACGGCGGCTATTTGCTCATCGATGCTCTCAAGCTGCTGTCGGAACCTTACGCCTGGGAAGGGTTGAAGCGGGCGTTGCGCAAGAGTGAAATCGCCATCGAGTCCATCGGCCAGGCCTATAGCCTGATCAGCACCATCTCCCTGGAGCCGGAGCCGATCCCGCTAGACGTGAAGGTGGTGCTTATCGGCGAGCGGCTGTTGTACTATCTGTTGAGCGGCCACGACCTGGAGTTCAACGAACTCTTCAAGGTTTCGGCCGATTTTGAGGACGTGATCGAACGCGGCCCGGACAGCGCGCTGGCCTATGCCCGCCTGATCGCCGAGGTATCGCGCGCCGAAAAGTTGCGGCCGTTTGACCGGCCGGCCGTGGCCCGCGTGGTGGAGCACGGCTCCCGCCTGGCCGAGGACGCCCGCAAGCTCTCCACCCATATGCAAAGTATCACCGACCTGTTGCGCGAGGCCAACTACTGGGCCGCCGAAGCCGGGCGGGAGATCGTGCAGCGCGAGGACGTTCAGAAGGTGCTGGATACCCATGCCTATCATGCGGGGCGCGTGCCGGAGCGTATCCAGGAATCGATCCTGCGCGGCCAGGTGCTGATCGACACCGCCGGCGCGGTCGTGGGCCAGGTCAACGGCCTGTCGGTCAACATGGTGGGCAACCACGCCTTCGGCCGGCCGACGCGCATCACCGCCCGGGCGCGTCTGGGCGGCGGGGAAGTGATCGACATCGAACGCGAAGTAGACATGGGCGGCCCGATCCATTCCAAGGGCGTGCTCATCCTCTCCGGCTTTCTGGGCCAGCGCTATGCCGCCGAACAGCCGCTATCGCTGATGGCGACCCTGGTTTTCGAGCAGTCGTATGGCGGCATTGAGGGGGATAGCGCTTCGTCGGCCGAGTTATATGCATTGCTGTCGGCCCTGTCGGGCGCGCCCATCAAGCAATCGCTGGGCGTCACCGGCTCGGTCGATCAGCGCGGCCAGGTGCAGACGATTGGCGGGGTGAACGAAAAGATCGAGGGCTTCTTTGACGTGTGCCGGGCGCGCGGCCTCACCGGCGACCAGGGTGTGCTCATTCCGGCGGCCAACGTCGAGAACCTGATGCTGCGCCACGACGTGGTTGAGGCCGCCCGCGCCGGACAATTCCACATCTATCCCATCGCCACGGTGGACGAGGGGATTGCCCTGCTGACGGGCATCGCCGCCGGTGAGGTGGGCGAGGATGGCGCGTATCCGGCCGACAGCATCAATGGTCGGGTCATGGCCCGGCTGGCCGTGTTCGCCGATAAGCAGCGGGCTTTCAACGAGACCGGCCGCGGGTCGCCGGCCGATGGCGCAACGAAAGATGAAGGTGTGGGAGATGATGGATCGGCCGCTTGA
- a CDS encoding CBS domain-containing protein, whose amino-acid sequence MLTVNDLMTEIPNTVTPQTTIRQVIALMKSQACRQLPVLLNGKLVGIVTDRDVRLAMNSPLILHGRWQDDEILDNITAETCMTPDPMTVSPDTPAYQAANMLSIYKFGALPVVDKGVLVGIITATDFLDYFALQRPQLIDQ is encoded by the coding sequence ATGCTGACCGTCAACGACCTGATGACCGAAATTCCCAATACCGTGACGCCGCAAACGACCATCCGCCAGGTCATCGCGCTGATGAAGAGCCAGGCCTGCCGCCAGTTGCCCGTGCTCCTGAACGGGAAGCTGGTCGGCATTGTGACCGATCGGGACGTGCGCCTGGCCATGAACTCGCCCCTGATCTTGCACGGCCGCTGGCAGGATGATGAAATACTCGACAACATCACCGCCGAAACCTGCATGACGCCCGACCCGATGACCGTCTCGCCCGACACGCCCGCCTATCAGGCGGCCAATATGCTCAGCATCTATAAATTCGGGGCCTTGCCGGTAGTCGACAAAGGCGTTTTGGTTGGTATCATCACCGCCACTGATTTTCTGGATTACTTTGCCCTGCAACGACCCCAATTGATCGATCAATAG